In Candidatus Neomarinimicrobiota bacterium, the genomic stretch TCGCTTTCCATACATGACACCTTTTAGACGCTGGCCACACCACGAAGGTTAAGGCCGTTTTGTGGCTGGATACAGCCCCTTTCCGACCGTTACAGCCCATTGACTCCCAACCCTCCCCATTTTACCTTCCTCTATGCCATTTATCCCCCTTTTACCCACTCCCTTCCTCACCTGGCTATTCTTCATGGGGGCCATTTTGGCCCTGCTGGCCCTCTCCGAATGGGTGGCTGCCCGAACCCAAATGCCACCCGAAGACAGCCGTCAACTCGTGCACGTGGTCGTCGGGGTGTTCATCTTCCTGTGCCGCTTCCTCTTTGAAGAGCCCTTCTACCCCCTCATCACTGGTCTGCTGTTTATCCTCGTCAACCTGGTGACGCTGCGCACCGGTCGGTTCAAAAGCATGCACGCCACCGACCGGGTCAGCTATGGCACCGTCTACTATCCCCTCACCTTCGTCATTCTCATATCGCTTTTCTGGCACCGGGACCCGGTGGCCCTGCAGGTGGCCATTCTGCTCCTGGCCTTTGCCGATCCGCTGGCGGCGTGGGTGGGGCAAAGGTGCGGGCGGATAAGTTTCACCCTCTGGCGCGATCCCAAAACAGTCCCGGGATCGACAGCCATGTTCCTCGGCTCGGGCCTGCTGGCCTTTCTGGGACTGGTATTCCTTATCCCACCCAGCGGCAGTCCCAGCCTGCCCTGGCCGCAGCTGCTTACGGCTGTGATCGTGCTGGCCACCCTGGCCGCCTTTGCCGAAGCCCAATCCAGCCAGGGCTCCGATAACCTCACGGTGCCCCTCGCTGCTGCCCTCTTCGTCTTCCTGTTCCGGTCGCTGCCGGCGGCGGAATTCCTGCCGTTTATCCTGTGGGTGGTATGCTCAGCTGTATTTCTGGGACTGGCGGCCTGGCTGAAAGCCCTGGCCCTCAGCGGCGCCCTCACCGCCTGGGGTATGGGAATCCTAATCTTCCTGGCCGGGGGCTGGAAATGGGTCCTGCCCATCGTGGCTTTCTTCATCCTCAGCTCCATCCTCACGCGCCTTAACCGCAGTGCCCTTGTAACTTCCAATCCAGGCCCCGGCGCCGGCCACCGCAACCTGGTGCAAGTGTTTGCCAATGGGGGCGTTCCGCTACTCGTGGCCGCCGTCTACGGCATCTGGAAATTGGAGCCGCTCTACCTCGTGTTCCTGGCCGCCCTGGCAGCTGCTACCGCTGATACCTGGGGCACCGAAATCGGCGGCTGGTCCCG encodes the following:
- a CDS encoding DUF92 domain-containing protein, whose amino-acid sequence is MPFIPLLPTPFLTWLFFMGAILALLALSEWVAARTQMPPEDSRQLVHVVVGVFIFLCRFLFEEPFYPLITGLLFILVNLVTLRTGRFKSMHATDRVSYGTVYYPLTFVILISLFWHRDPVALQVAILLLAFADPLAAWVGQRCGRISFTLWRDPKTVPGSTAMFLGSGLLAFLGLVFLIPPSGSPSLPWPQLLTAVIVLATLAAFAEAQSSQGSDNLTVPLAAALFVFLFRSLPAAEFLPFILWVVCSAVFLGLAAWLKALALSGALTAWGMGILIFLAGGWKWVLPIVAFFILSSILTRLNRSALVTSNPGPGAGHRNLVQVFANGGVPLLVAAVYGIWKLEPLYLVFLAALAAATADTWGTEIGGWSRRQPRNIVTWRQVAKGDSGGVTLIGTVGTLAGAACLAAVGLALHTKLLSGIDWLAITAIGFLAATLDSLLGATVQARYLIPATGKITENRTDGSQEMVLHSGWSWLDNNMVNLACTGSGAALGLLWLAA